One Halobacteriovorax sp. GB3 genomic window carries:
- a CDS encoding flagellin N-terminal helical domain-containing protein encodes MGLRINTNVQSLAAQRSLGQVKTAQNSSLEKLASGNRINKAGDDAAGLAISEKLKANIKSTRQATRNAGDGISMIQTAEGGLNEVSNILTRLRELSVQSASDTVGDTERKFTDMEFQSLVKEVDRIAESTQFNGKNLLNGQGETLDFQIGINNNAENDRISYQPQDSSAKTADIGLEGLSVASKGGAQENLEAIDTAISRISENRANLGALQNRLQSTISNLEVSVENQSAANSRIRDTDIASESAELARTNILSNSATSVLAQANQSGQGALRLIG; translated from the coding sequence ATGGGTTTAAGAATTAACACAAATGTTCAATCATTAGCTGCGCAAAGAAGTCTAGGACAAGTTAAGACTGCGCAAAATAGTTCGCTAGAAAAACTAGCTTCAGGTAATAGAATTAATAAAGCGGGAGACGATGCTGCAGGTCTTGCGATTAGTGAAAAGTTAAAAGCTAACATTAAGTCGACTAGACAAGCAACGAGAAACGCCGGAGATGGTATCTCTATGATTCAAACAGCTGAAGGTGGTCTAAATGAGGTTTCTAACATTCTAACAAGACTGAGAGAACTATCGGTTCAATCAGCTTCAGACACTGTTGGAGATACTGAGAGAAAGTTTACTGATATGGAATTCCAATCTCTTGTAAAAGAAGTTGATAGAATTGCAGAGTCGACTCAATTTAACGGGAAAAACCTATTAAATGGACAAGGCGAAACATTAGATTTTCAAATTGGTATCAATAATAATGCTGAGAATGATAGAATTTCATACCAGCCACAAGATTCTAGCGCTAAAACAGCAGATATCGGTCTTGAAGGCCTAAGTGTTGCATCGAAAGGTGGAGCACAGGAAAACCTAGAAGCAATTGATACAGCAATTTCTAGGATTTCTGAGAACAGAGCAAACCTAGGTGCGCTCCAGAACAGACTTCAATCGACAATCTCTAACCTTGAAGTTTCTGTTGAAAACCAATCAGCAGCGAACTCGAGAATCAGAGACACTGATATTGCTTCTGAATCAGCTGAACTAGCGAGAACTAATATTCTTTCTAACTCAGCAACTTCAGTGCTTGCACAAGCTAACCAGTCTGGGCAAGGCGCACTAAGATTGATCGGTTAA